A window of the Bdellovibrio sp. ZAP7 genome harbors these coding sequences:
- a CDS encoding DUF2231 domain-containing protein, translating into MYSKASIKNHPLHPMLVAFPITFYLVTFIAFAVYNYGNADTFWYRLGFFSNVAAVGTALIAAIPGFIDWAFGIPTKTAAKRDGLIHMVLNLVTLGLFAINGTIIKGTWEAPPAYASVTSLVLTGLGCLTLLGAGFYGWVMIGIHKVGVTMDHEQTEIQERLERKDRQEEEPPVIYH; encoded by the coding sequence ATGTATAGTAAAGCAAGTATCAAAAATCATCCCCTTCATCCCATGCTGGTCGCCTTTCCGATCACCTTCTATCTTGTGACCTTTATCGCCTTTGCCGTTTACAACTATGGCAATGCCGATACTTTTTGGTATCGACTGGGATTTTTTTCGAATGTGGCGGCGGTGGGAACGGCCTTAATCGCTGCAATCCCGGGATTTATTGATTGGGCCTTTGGCATTCCGACCAAAACCGCGGCGAAGCGTGATGGCCTTATTCACATGGTTTTGAATCTGGTGACGTTAGGACTTTTTGCCATCAACGGTACGATCATTAAGGGCACCTGGGAGGCACCACCTGCCTATGCCTCTGTAACATCTTTGGTACTCACCGGCCTCGGTTGTCTGACGCTTTTAGGAGCGGGCTTTTATGGCTGGGTGATGATCGGCATTCACAAAGTCGGCGTGACCATGGACCACGAACAAACAGAAATCCAAGAGCGCCTCGAGCGAAAAGATCGCCAAGAAGAAGAACCTCCAGTTATATATCACTGA
- the pepT gene encoding peptidase T, which yields MKAIEKQLIERFFKYLAVSSQSNDEVSALPSTPGQQKLAELLAAELKALGLQNVQIDQHATVTAVKPGTKKGGPRIGFITHIDTVDVGLSPHIHPQILTFTGEDVCLNKKENIWLRVSEHPEILPYKGQDIIFSDGTSVLGADNKSAVTVVMTLLANLRDDQEYGDIVVAFVPDEEIGLLGAKALDLARFDVDFGYTIDCCELGEVVYENFNAATADVTFTGVTAHPMSAKGVLVNPILMAQDFIGEFDRAETPENTAGREGYIWFNGMTATQQEAKLTASIRDFDLSSFAERKKKIEIAAQVITAKYPTAKVSLKITDTYSNISSAIGKDRRAIDLIFAGLKKIGVEPKVIPMRGGTDGAALSAKGILTPNYFTGALNFHSKYEFLPITSFVKSYELTEQICLLAAKST from the coding sequence ATGAAGGCAATTGAAAAACAACTGATAGAACGTTTCTTTAAATACTTGGCGGTAAGCTCTCAAAGCAATGACGAAGTCTCTGCCCTACCGAGCACACCGGGGCAACAAAAACTGGCGGAGTTGTTAGCTGCAGAATTAAAAGCTTTGGGCCTTCAAAATGTTCAGATCGACCAACATGCCACTGTGACCGCGGTAAAACCGGGGACAAAAAAAGGTGGACCACGTATTGGTTTTATCACCCATATCGACACGGTCGACGTGGGACTGAGTCCGCACATCCATCCGCAAATTCTTACTTTTACGGGTGAAGACGTATGTCTAAATAAAAAAGAAAATATCTGGCTGCGCGTCTCAGAACATCCGGAAATATTACCTTACAAAGGGCAAGATATCATCTTTAGCGACGGCACCAGTGTTTTGGGAGCTGACAATAAATCCGCCGTCACAGTTGTTATGACGTTGCTCGCAAATCTTCGCGACGATCAAGAATATGGTGATATCGTGGTGGCTTTTGTTCCTGACGAAGAAATTGGTCTTTTAGGAGCAAAAGCTTTGGATCTTGCGCGCTTTGATGTGGATTTTGGTTACACGATTGACTGTTGCGAGCTGGGCGAAGTCGTTTATGAAAACTTTAATGCCGCAACCGCGGATGTGACTTTCACCGGAGTAACGGCTCACCCCATGTCTGCCAAAGGCGTGTTGGTAAATCCCATTTTGATGGCACAAGATTTCATAGGTGAATTTGATCGCGCAGAAACTCCGGAAAATACGGCCGGTCGCGAAGGCTATATCTGGTTTAACGGCATGACGGCGACTCAACAAGAAGCGAAGCTTACAGCGTCGATTCGTGATTTTGACCTGTCAAGCTTTGCTGAGCGAAAAAAGAAAATCGAAATCGCAGCCCAAGTGATCACTGCCAAATATCCGACAGCAAAGGTTTCTTTGAAGATCACCGACACTTATAGCAACATCAGCAGTGCCATTGGCAAAGACCGACGCGCCATTGATTTGATTTTTGCGGGGCTGAAAAAAATCGGCGTCGAGCCGAAAGTCATTCCGATGCGTGGCGGGACTGACGGTGCGGCTCTTTCAGCGAAAGGAATTTTGACACCCAATTATTTCACTGGCGCTCTAAATTTCCATTCCAAATATGAATTTTTGCCGATCACTTCCTTCGTAAAATCTTACGAACTGACAGAACAGATTTGCTTACTTGCTGCAAAATCCACTTAA
- a CDS encoding S8 family serine peptidase: MKLQRFSTLMAVCTLSLFATSANAAKFLISFKDQNQAQAFKALVQDHQADGVRIADDLAELKVMIIEAASQGQILRLVDAKDLNFIEKQKTYAAPRAQVMPTLTSNLPRMTLFGAQLPVSQGLKMISVPQAWTMTKGAGARVMVIDSGIDKGHPVFAGRIEKVQNFTEDGGPQDVTDTEGHGTHVAGIIAAQAALEEVGVAPEAKLLIAKVCSSKGCNNDAVAKALLWALREKVDVVNMSLGGGGSVPEQFMIKQLDGEQIPVVAAMGNNGMEATPMPAGYISVTAVGAVDFNGKRAAFSNWSPALDLMAPGVSIRSSVPRGTGRIAVASFQNAAGEFKVLPAVTYANVPVKSLNESAVFGEFGTVDDLANLAVSGKILVVKRGNLPLLEKIKNAQTAGAAALVICNNDGALVSGSLSEDPNDIKIPVIMAETTSGEDLILNLLKTETLVVRMEIQGADYAEFSGTSMSSPYVAGVVALMRSVVPGITAWKIREIMNGSATPIKTEIANQTGKGLVNAKASVDGAYAVRKKYKKIK, from the coding sequence ATGAAACTTCAAAGATTTTCGACTCTGATGGCAGTTTGTACTTTGTCTTTGTTTGCCACTTCGGCAAATGCCGCAAAGTTTTTGATTTCTTTTAAAGATCAAAACCAGGCGCAAGCTTTTAAAGCTCTGGTGCAAGATCACCAGGCAGACGGTGTTCGCATAGCGGATGATTTGGCAGAACTAAAAGTCATGATCATCGAAGCTGCTAGCCAGGGACAGATTTTGAGACTTGTTGATGCCAAAGATTTGAACTTTATCGAAAAGCAAAAAACCTATGCCGCTCCTCGTGCGCAGGTTATGCCGACATTAACTTCAAATTTGCCGCGCATGACTTTGTTCGGCGCCCAGCTGCCGGTCTCTCAAGGTCTTAAAATGATCAGTGTGCCACAGGCCTGGACGATGACTAAAGGGGCCGGTGCTCGCGTAATGGTGATCGACTCTGGTATCGATAAAGGTCATCCAGTTTTTGCGGGTCGTATCGAAAAGGTACAAAACTTTACTGAAGATGGCGGTCCCCAGGACGTGACGGATACAGAAGGTCATGGAACACACGTCGCCGGCATTATCGCGGCTCAGGCTGCGTTGGAAGAAGTGGGTGTTGCACCCGAAGCCAAGCTTTTGATCGCCAAGGTGTGCAGTTCTAAGGGCTGTAATAATGATGCTGTTGCGAAAGCCTTGCTATGGGCTTTGCGTGAAAAAGTCGACGTCGTAAACATGTCACTGGGCGGTGGCGGGAGCGTCCCAGAACAATTCATGATCAAGCAATTGGACGGGGAGCAAATCCCCGTGGTAGCAGCGATGGGTAACAACGGGATGGAAGCGACACCAATGCCAGCAGGATACATTTCTGTAACTGCAGTGGGTGCCGTGGATTTCAATGGCAAACGCGCAGCCTTTTCTAACTGGAGTCCTGCATTGGATTTGATGGCTCCGGGGGTAAGCATCCGTTCCTCTGTTCCTCGTGGCACAGGTCGTATTGCCGTTGCCAGCTTTCAAAATGCAGCGGGGGAGTTTAAGGTTCTGCCAGCGGTGACTTATGCAAATGTCCCGGTGAAGTCTTTGAATGAATCTGCAGTGTTCGGCGAATTCGGTACAGTTGATGACCTTGCGAACTTGGCAGTAAGTGGAAAAATTCTGGTTGTTAAGCGAGGCAATTTGCCACTGCTTGAAAAGATCAAGAATGCTCAGACAGCGGGTGCCGCTGCTTTGGTTATTTGCAATAACGACGGCGCCTTGGTGAGTGGTTCATTGAGCGAAGACCCTAACGACATCAAAATCCCAGTGATCATGGCGGAAACAACTTCCGGAGAGGATTTGATTCTTAACCTGCTTAAGACAGAAACCTTGGTTGTTCGTATGGAAATCCAAGGTGCTGACTATGCAGAGTTCAGCGGAACTTCGATGTCATCTCCTTACGTTGCAGGCGTGGTGGCTTTGATGAGATCTGTGGTACCGGGAATCACTGCGTGGAAGATTCGTGAAATCATGAACGGATCAGCAACTCCGATTAAGACTGAGATTGCAAATCAAACGGGTAAAGGCCTGGTGAATGCCAAAGCCTCGGTTGACGGAGCTTATGCCGTTCGTAAGAAATATAAGAAGATCAAATAA
- a CDS encoding tetratricopeptide repeat protein, which translates to MLLKTTTSIGLLLALSACASQATKEKTNPEQLQGIVVPSAPSDPLNMRADADFHFIKGDVFSREGKPARAIEHFEKVAKLDPNAATVYMRLSAEYKKLKKTKEAILNAEKAIEKDPKSVEAHFVLGDLYSSEKSYDKAIAQYNAVLRLQPNNSDAAINVGSLYAIQKDFKKAEQYFDTLLKNPKFDIPYLVHYYVGLMRIDQKAPKYELAAETAFKKALKVKPDFEDALVSLANLYLQQNNTKKALAVCEDFQKNQRFSTKVSEMIAQIYIDDGDLNKAYGQLDYISSNAESTFDAELKMALILIKNKKLSLATEKLNDLVTKFPTEDSARYYLAAVNEESGDAKNAIQNYLQIPAKSEHYGEAMVHAAYLLKGQGKINHALTLTSKVLNENSDPQVYIMHASLLEAKKDYATAADVLEKGLTKYTDNTEMRFQQAIMLDRMGKKQPMITQLKKVLAQEPFHVQSLSYLAFSLAEMNQQLPEAEEMARRASELSPKDGYVLDTFGWVLFKQKKFSEAVKVLEKAYEYQPSASIIAEHLADAYSMQSQAEKAQQLYKKAAGLTKDEIRASKIRSKIQNPS; encoded by the coding sequence ATGCTTCTAAAGACAACGACAAGTATTGGCCTTTTGCTAGCCCTTTCAGCCTGCGCAAGTCAGGCAACAAAAGAAAAAACAAATCCTGAGCAATTGCAAGGCATCGTCGTTCCCTCCGCCCCCTCTGATCCATTGAATATGCGTGCAGACGCTGACTTTCATTTTATCAAAGGCGATGTCTTTAGCCGCGAAGGAAAACCTGCGCGCGCGATTGAGCACTTTGAAAAAGTGGCAAAGCTTGATCCCAATGCAGCGACTGTGTATATGCGTTTGTCTGCAGAATACAAAAAATTAAAGAAAACTAAAGAGGCGATCCTTAACGCGGAAAAAGCCATCGAGAAAGACCCAAAAAGCGTGGAAGCGCATTTTGTGTTAGGTGATTTATATTCATCTGAAAAGTCTTACGATAAAGCGATTGCTCAATACAACGCGGTCCTTCGCCTGCAACCTAATAACAGTGATGCAGCTATCAACGTAGGCTCCTTGTACGCCATTCAAAAAGACTTTAAAAAGGCCGAGCAGTACTTCGACACACTTTTGAAAAATCCAAAGTTCGACATCCCCTACTTGGTTCACTACTATGTGGGATTGATGCGTATTGATCAAAAAGCTCCAAAGTATGAACTTGCGGCAGAGACTGCATTTAAAAAAGCTTTAAAAGTTAAACCTGACTTCGAAGACGCTTTGGTTTCCCTGGCAAACCTTTACTTGCAACAAAACAACACCAAAAAAGCCCTTGCGGTATGCGAAGACTTCCAAAAGAATCAACGTTTCAGCACCAAAGTGTCTGAAATGATCGCGCAAATTTACATCGACGATGGCGATTTGAACAAAGCCTATGGTCAGCTGGATTATATCTCTAGCAACGCTGAAAGCACTTTCGATGCTGAGCTTAAGATGGCTCTTATTTTGATCAAAAACAAAAAACTTTCTTTGGCCACTGAAAAACTAAATGACCTTGTGACTAAATTCCCAACCGAGGATTCGGCGCGCTATTATCTGGCAGCGGTCAACGAAGAATCCGGTGACGCGAAAAACGCCATCCAAAATTACCTGCAAATCCCGGCAAAAAGCGAGCACTATGGTGAAGCAATGGTCCATGCGGCCTACCTTCTAAAAGGCCAAGGAAAAATCAACCACGCACTGACTTTGACTTCTAAAGTTCTGAATGAAAATTCAGACCCGCAAGTTTACATCATGCACGCTTCCCTGCTGGAAGCTAAGAAAGACTATGCAACGGCTGCTGACGTTCTTGAAAAAGGTCTTACAAAATACACAGACAACACAGAAATGCGCTTTCAACAGGCGATCATGCTGGACCGTATGGGCAAAAAACAACCCATGATCACCCAGCTGAAAAAAGTTTTGGCGCAGGAGCCATTTCACGTTCAAAGCCTCAGCTACCTGGCATTTTCCCTGGCAGAGATGAATCAACAACTGCCTGAAGCGGAAGAAATGGCTCGCCGTGCATCGGAGTTATCCCCGAAGGACGGTTATGTGCTAGATACTTTTGGCTGGGTTTTGTTTAAACAAAAAAAGTTCTCGGAAGCGGTAAAAGTTCTGGAGAAGGCCTACGAATATCAACCATCTGCCAGCATCATTGCCGAGCATTTGGCAGATGCTTACTCGATGCAATCGCAAGCCGAAAAAGCACAGCAGCTTTATAAAAAAGCAGCCGGCTTAACCAAGGATGAAATTCGCGCGAGCAAAATTCGCAGCAAAATTCAAAATCCTTCTTAA